One Pullulanibacillus sp. KACC 23026 DNA segment encodes these proteins:
- a CDS encoding DUF2529 family protein, with protein MKMYITQLRGVFEKVSQENEDVLEEAGRRLAQTIASDGQIFVHDFSPIPLLSMEATKSENTLPNVQPLLNDEATKQLSERDLLLLYLQKDYEDEAIRLIKSVKPSGAQIIGILSADIIDPFGDLFDACLTVPVSEPLIPFDDFGKMGHPESLTLLFTYHLLYFSVMEIVSEQALL; from the coding sequence ATGAAAATGTATATTACACAGCTTCGTGGGGTTTTTGAAAAAGTAAGCCAAGAAAATGAAGATGTTCTTGAAGAGGCAGGGAGACGACTGGCTCAAACAATCGCTTCAGACGGGCAAATTTTCGTCCATGATTTTAGCCCTATCCCTCTCTTATCTATGGAGGCCACCAAAAGTGAAAACACCCTGCCGAACGTCCAACCCCTCTTAAATGACGAGGCGACAAAGCAACTGTCGGAACGGGATTTGCTCCTCCTCTATCTGCAAAAAGACTATGAAGACGAGGCAATCCGCCTGATCAAATCGGTTAAACCGTCCGGCGCTCAGATTATTGGCATTCTTTCCGCTGATATAATCGATCCGTTTGGAGATCTGTTCGACGCCTGCTTAACCGTCCCAGTCTCTGAACCGCTTATTCCATTTGATGATTTTGGAAAAATGGGCCATCCCGAAAGCTTAACCCTTCTCTTCACCTATCATCTGCTTTATTTTTCAGTGATGGAAATCGTGTCAGAACAAGCTTTGCTTTAA
- a CDS encoding response regulator, translated as MENATSQENLANKKILIVDDQFGIRILLNEIFQKIGYKTYQAANGVQALNLVQNERPDLIILDMKIPGMDGLEILKRVKKIDQTIKVIIMTAYGELDMIQEAIDNGAITHFSKPFDIDEIIAAVKNEIG; from the coding sequence ATGGAGAATGCAACGAGTCAAGAGAATCTAGCAAACAAAAAAATATTGATCGTCGATGATCAATTTGGTATTCGGATTTTACTGAATGAAATTTTTCAAAAAATAGGCTATAAAACATATCAAGCAGCAAATGGCGTTCAAGCCCTTAATTTAGTACAGAATGAACGCCCGGACCTTATCATCCTTGATATGAAAATTCCTGGGATGGATGGATTGGAAATTTTAAAGCGAGTGAAAAAAATCGACCAAACAATAAAGGTCATCATTATGACGGCGTATGGTGAGCTGGATATGATTCAGGAGGCAATCGATAATGGGGCAATTACTCATTTTTCAAAGCCCTTTGATATCGATGAGATCATTGCTGCGGTCAAAAATGAGATTGGATAA
- the fba gene encoding class II fructose-1,6-bisphosphate aldolase, whose translation MPIVSMTEMLNKARKEQYAVGQFNINNLEFTQAILQAAEEEKSPVILGVSEGAARYMGGFKLVVAMVEALVEEYNVTVPVAIHLDHGSSFEKCMQAITAGFTSVMIDGSHYPLEENIALTKRVVDAAHAVGVSVEAELGRIGGQEDDLVVNDAEAAYAIPSECKQLIDETGVDCFAPALGSVHGPYKGEPNLGFGRMEEIKNMTGVPLVLHGGTGIPTKDIKRAIELGHAKINVNTENQISSAKVIREVLDSKPDLYDPRKYLGPARDAIKETVMGKMREFGSSNKA comes from the coding sequence ATGCCTATCGTGTCAATGACGGAGATGTTGAATAAAGCGAGAAAAGAGCAATACGCAGTTGGGCAATTCAATATTAATAATTTGGAATTTACTCAAGCGATTCTTCAGGCAGCTGAAGAAGAAAAATCGCCTGTTATCTTAGGGGTTTCCGAAGGTGCAGCACGCTACATGGGCGGCTTCAAATTGGTTGTAGCAATGGTTGAAGCCCTAGTCGAGGAGTATAACGTAACCGTTCCGGTTGCGATTCACTTGGACCATGGCTCTTCTTTTGAAAAATGCATGCAAGCCATTACAGCAGGCTTCACTTCAGTCATGATTGATGGCTCACATTACCCGCTTGAAGAAAATATTGCGCTGACTAAGCGTGTTGTTGATGCAGCACATGCTGTTGGTGTATCCGTTGAGGCTGAGTTAGGCCGAATTGGTGGACAAGAAGATGACCTTGTTGTAAACGATGCAGAAGCTGCTTACGCTATTCCATCTGAATGTAAGCAATTGATCGATGAAACAGGCGTTGACTGCTTTGCTCCAGCATTAGGTTCTGTCCATGGCCCATATAAAGGGGAACCAAATCTTGGCTTTGGACGCATGGAAGAAATTAAGAACATGACAGGTGTTCCGTTGGTCCTTCATGGCGGCACGGGCATTCCAACCAAAGATATCAAGAGAGCCATTGAACTCGGTCATGCGAAAATCAACGTTAATACTGAAAATCAAATCTCTTCTGCTAAAGTTATTCGTGAGGTGCTTGACAGCAAACCTGATCTTTATGATCCAAGAAAATATTTAGGACCAGCTCGCGATGCGATTAAAGAAACCGTCATGGGGAAAATGAGAGAGTTCGGTTCATCAAATAAAGCCTAA
- a CDS encoding UDP-N-acetylglucosamine 1-carboxyvinyltransferase, translating to MEKLLIEGGHRLNGTIQVSGAKNSAVALIPAAILANSTVTIDQLPDISDVHLLSELLEEIGGEVSFEGNTLTVDPSKMVSMPLPNGRVKKLRASYYLMGAMLGRFNKAVVGLPGGCNLGPRPIDQHIKGFEALGARITNEQGAIYLRADELRGARIYLDVVSVGATINIMLAAVRAKGQTIIENAAKEPEIIDVATLLTSMGARIKGAGTDVIRIDGVDELHGCRHSIIPDRIEAGTYMILAAGMGEHVVIDNVIPQHVESLTAKLREMGVKVEVLDDQIIISQGNGAFKRSDVKTLVYPGFPTDLQQPFTTLLTQALGTSLVTDTIYGARFKHVDELRRMGAEVKVEGSSAIITGPTRLQGARVRATDLRAGAALVVAGTMAEGITEIIGVEHIDRGYSKMVEKLQGIGVKIWRAPLALEEEKNEITVQD from the coding sequence ATGGAGAAATTATTAATCGAAGGTGGGCATCGCCTCAACGGAACGATTCAAGTGAGCGGTGCGAAAAATAGTGCAGTGGCACTTATACCAGCTGCCATTCTTGCCAATTCGACCGTAACCATTGATCAATTACCCGATATTTCCGACGTACATCTGTTAAGTGAACTTCTAGAGGAAATTGGCGGAGAAGTAAGCTTTGAGGGCAATACGTTGACTGTTGACCCTTCGAAAATGGTCTCCATGCCGCTTCCTAATGGTCGGGTAAAGAAATTGCGGGCTTCGTATTATCTAATGGGAGCGATGCTCGGACGGTTTAATAAAGCGGTGGTAGGATTGCCAGGAGGTTGTAATCTTGGACCGCGCCCTATTGATCAGCACATCAAAGGTTTTGAAGCGCTTGGTGCCCGCATTACAAATGAACAAGGGGCCATTTATTTGCGTGCGGATGAACTGAGAGGGGCGCGCATCTATTTAGATGTGGTCAGTGTAGGTGCCACGATTAATATTATGCTAGCGGCTGTGAGAGCCAAAGGGCAGACTATTATAGAAAATGCAGCTAAGGAACCGGAAATCATCGATGTTGCCACTTTATTAACAAGTATGGGTGCTCGTATTAAAGGCGCAGGGACGGATGTGATTCGGATTGACGGAGTTGACGAGCTTCATGGCTGCCGTCATTCGATTATTCCAGACCGCATAGAAGCAGGGACTTACATGATCCTTGCAGCGGGCATGGGAGAACACGTTGTGATTGATAATGTGATTCCTCAACACGTCGAGTCTTTGACGGCAAAGCTTCGTGAAATGGGTGTGAAGGTTGAGGTCTTAGATGACCAAATTATCATTTCGCAAGGCAATGGCGCTTTTAAACGTTCAGATGTCAAAACACTGGTCTACCCTGGGTTTCCTACGGATTTGCAGCAGCCTTTTACTACCTTACTAACTCAAGCACTAGGGACCAGTCTTGTAACAGATACCATTTATGGGGCTCGATTCAAACATGTTGATGAGCTTAGACGCATGGGTGCAGAAGTGAAGGTTGAAGGAAGTTCGGCCATCATCACGGGTCCGACCCGCTTACAAGGTGCACGGGTAAGAGCGACTGATCTTCGTGCAGGTGCGGCTTTAGTTGTGGCTGGCACGATGGCAGAAGGGATTACCGAGATCATCGGTGTTGAACATATTGATCGTGGATACAGTAAAATGGTTGAGAAGCTTCAAGGCATTGGCGTCAAAATCTGGCGTGCGCCGCTTGCATTAGAAGAAGAAAAAAATGAAATAACGGTTCAGGACTAA
- the rho gene encoding transcription termination factor Rho: MAVTLSDLESMTLKDLYQLARNYKISYYGKLTKRELIFAILKARAEQDGFSFMEGVLEIIPSEGFGFLRPINYSPSSEDIYISASQIRRFDLRSGDKVSGKVRPPKENERYYGLLHVEAVNGEDPDTAKERVHFPALTPLYPDKKMTLEVDSKKLSTRLMDIIAPVGFGQRGLIVAPPKAGKTMLLKEIANSITTNHPDVELIVLLVDERPEEVTDIERSVNGDVVSSTFDEVPENHIKVSELVLERAMRLVEHKRDVVILMDSITRLARAYNLVIPPSGRTLSGGIDPAAFHRPKRFFGAARNIEDGGSLTILATALIDTGSRMDDVIYEEFKGTGNMELHLDRKLAERRIFPAIDIRRSGTRKEELLLDKEQLDTLWSIRKTMDDSHDFVEHFFKSLRKTKSNQEFFDLFDKGKNGQA, encoded by the coding sequence ATGGCAGTAACATTATCTGATCTTGAAAGTATGACGCTGAAAGATTTATATCAGCTTGCCCGAAATTATAAAATTTCTTATTATGGAAAGTTAACTAAACGAGAACTTATTTTCGCAATCCTTAAGGCTCGGGCTGAACAGGATGGTTTCTCATTTATGGAAGGTGTTCTTGAAATTATTCCTTCTGAGGGTTTTGGTTTCTTACGCCCTATTAATTATTCTCCAAGCTCGGAAGATATATATATATCTGCCTCACAGATCAGACGTTTTGATTTGCGAAGCGGAGATAAAGTATCTGGAAAGGTAAGACCCCCAAAAGAGAATGAACGGTATTATGGGCTTTTACATGTGGAAGCGGTTAACGGCGAAGATCCTGATACTGCAAAGGAACGTGTGCATTTTCCAGCGCTAACCCCCTTATATCCGGATAAAAAGATGACTCTTGAGGTAGACTCCAAGAAGCTTTCGACACGTCTGATGGACATTATAGCACCTGTAGGTTTCGGCCAGCGCGGTCTCATCGTAGCGCCTCCTAAAGCAGGTAAGACGATGCTTCTTAAAGAGATTGCCAACAGTATTACAACGAACCATCCTGATGTCGAGCTTATTGTCCTTCTTGTTGACGAGCGTCCTGAGGAAGTAACGGATATTGAGCGCTCTGTAAATGGCGATGTCGTCAGTTCAACTTTTGATGAGGTACCGGAAAATCATATTAAGGTTTCCGAATTAGTGCTTGAAAGAGCTATGCGGCTTGTTGAACATAAGCGAGATGTTGTCATACTTATGGATAGTATTACTCGTTTAGCGCGTGCCTACAACCTCGTTATTCCACCAAGCGGTCGGACTCTTTCTGGTGGTATTGACCCAGCTGCTTTTCACCGTCCGAAGCGGTTCTTCGGGGCAGCTCGTAACATTGAAGATGGGGGGAGCTTAACCATTTTGGCTACCGCTCTGATTGATACGGGCTCTCGTATGGATGATGTCATCTATGAAGAATTTAAGGGAACAGGAAACATGGAGCTTCACCTTGACCGGAAGCTTGCAGAGCGTCGCATCTTTCCAGCTATTGATATTCGCCGGTCCGGAACGCGTAAAGAAGAACTTCTCCTTGATAAAGAGCAATTGGATACATTATGGTCCATTCGTAAAACAATGGATGATTCCCATGATTTTGTGGAACACTTCTTTAAAAGCCTTAGAAAAACAAAATCCAATCAAGAATTTTTTGACCTCTTTGACAAGGGAAAGAACGGTCAAGCGTAA
- the rpmE gene encoding 50S ribosomal protein L31: MKTEIHPQYNKVQVICSCGNEFETGSTAKGPIRVEVCSECHPFYTGRQRFAEAGGRVDRFKKKYNLK; this comes from the coding sequence ATGAAAACAGAAATTCATCCACAATACAATAAAGTACAAGTTATTTGTTCATGTGGCAACGAGTTTGAAACAGGTTCAACGGCTAAAGGTCCAATCCGCGTTGAGGTTTGCTCTGAATGCCATCCGTTCTACACAGGTCGTCAGCGTTTTGCTGAAGCAGGTGGCCGTGTCGATCGCTTTAAGAAAAAATACAATCTTAAATAA
- a CDS encoding thymidine kinase, which translates to MQSHPGSVEVICGSMFSGKSEELIRRVKRARYGKKKVQVFKPVIDNRYSEEAVVSHDGESVMAIPVQHVEDLLDLVNEDTDVVAIDEAQFFDQTIVHVVRQIADRGYRVICAGLDLDFRGEPFHPMPELMAESDYVTKLNAICTECGETASRTQRLVNGQPASYHDPIIMVGASESYEARCRACHEVPGRPEGIVRRERAAQS; encoded by the coding sequence ATGCAGAGCCACCCGGGTAGCGTAGAAGTCATTTGTGGAAGCATGTTTTCCGGTAAATCTGAAGAGTTAATTCGTCGCGTCAAGCGTGCAAGATACGGAAAAAAGAAAGTCCAGGTCTTTAAGCCGGTGATTGATAACCGTTATAGTGAGGAAGCGGTTGTTTCACATGATGGAGAGTCGGTTATGGCTATTCCGGTTCAACATGTTGAAGATCTCCTTGATCTTGTGAACGAAGATACGGATGTTGTGGCCATTGATGAGGCCCAGTTTTTTGATCAGACAATTGTTCATGTCGTCCGACAAATAGCGGATCGAGGTTATCGCGTTATTTGTGCTGGGTTGGATTTGGATTTTCGCGGGGAGCCGTTTCACCCCATGCCGGAGCTTATGGCTGAGAGTGACTATGTGACCAAACTGAATGCTATTTGTACAGAATGCGGTGAAACGGCTAGTCGAACTCAGAGGCTAGTCAATGGACAGCCGGCCAGCTACCATGATCCAATTATTATGGTAGGGGCATCTGAATCTTATGAGGCAAGATGCCGTGCCTGTCATGAGGTTCCAGGTCGTCCTGAAGGAATAGTCAGACGTGAAAGGGCAGCCCAGTCTTAA
- the prfA gene encoding peptide chain release factor 1: MFDRLQALEDRYEKLNQLLSDPEIISDSNKLREYSKESADLEETVRTYRQFKEAEQQLRDAKTMLEEETDSEMKEMIRAEMNELSTELETLQERLKILLIPKDPNDDKNVIVEIRGAAGGDEAALFAADLYKMYTRYAESQGWKTEVIEVSQNEVGGYKEIIFMVNGTGAYSKLKYENGAHRVQRVPETESGGRIHTSTATVAVLPEAEEVEVEIHDKDVRVDTFASSGPGGQSVNTTMSAVRLTHLPTGIVVSCQDEKSQIKNKEKAMKVLRARVYDKFQKEARAEYDANRKSAVGTGDRSERIRTYNFPQSRVTDHRIGLTLQKLDQILLGKLDEIIDALIVEEQAKMIEQAEAQ, from the coding sequence GTGTTTGACCGCTTACAAGCTTTAGAAGATAGATATGAAAAGCTTAATCAATTGCTCTCAGACCCTGAGATCATAAGTGACTCGAATAAATTACGGGAGTACTCTAAGGAATCGGCTGATTTAGAGGAAACAGTCCGAACGTACAGGCAGTTTAAAGAGGCTGAACAGCAATTGAGAGATGCAAAGACTATGCTTGAGGAGGAAACGGACAGTGAGATGAAGGAGATGATTCGTGCTGAAATGAATGAATTGAGCACGGAACTTGAAACCCTTCAAGAACGCCTCAAGATTCTCTTAATTCCTAAGGATCCTAATGATGACAAAAACGTTATTGTGGAGATTCGGGGAGCTGCTGGCGGAGATGAAGCCGCCTTATTTGCCGCTGATTTGTATAAAATGTACACGCGTTATGCGGAATCTCAAGGCTGGAAAACGGAAGTCATTGAAGTTTCTCAAAATGAGGTTGGCGGCTACAAAGAAATTATTTTCATGGTAAACGGAACGGGAGCTTATTCAAAGTTAAAATATGAAAATGGTGCCCATCGTGTTCAGCGTGTCCCAGAGACTGAATCTGGCGGACGCATTCACACGTCGACGGCGACAGTTGCGGTTTTACCGGAAGCAGAAGAGGTCGAAGTCGAAATCCATGACAAAGATGTTCGGGTCGATACCTTTGCTTCAAGCGGACCAGGTGGACAGAGTGTTAATACCACGATGTCGGCGGTCCGGCTAACCCACTTACCAACAGGGATTGTCGTTTCGTGTCAGGATGAAAAATCACAAATTAAAAACAAAGAGAAAGCCATGAAAGTGCTCCGGGCGCGCGTTTACGATAAATTTCAAAAAGAAGCTCGAGCGGAGTATGATGCCAACAGGAAGTCAGCCGTTGGAACAGGAGATCGTTCGGAGCGAATCCGTACTTATAATTTCCCGCAAAGCCGAGTAACGGATCACCGCATCGGTTTAACACTTCAAAAGCTGGATCAGATTTTGCTTGGCAAGCTGGATGAAATTATTGATGCGTTAATTGTCGAGGAGCAAGCTAAAATGATTGAGCAGGCAGAAGCCCAATGA